A single genomic interval of Lucilia cuprina isolate Lc7/37 chromosome 2, ASM2204524v1, whole genome shotgun sequence harbors:
- the LOC111687234 gene encoding cysteine-rich protein 2-binding protein isoform X1: MATLQCSYCSLDINDERFLHCGNCGGDVHIKCLRHASTPGDLLGDVFFDFTCAKCMQIQFESPSTSKGLHGGNSVDVDNVVREKFVRQRMPWLLVITMALYNLAIKSKGLSRHGYFHWRTHIVNFIDKNWDYLFDPTIKRRKKWTGSISGALSHNSPKYFTSGQELFDETGWWKLTHANKTPKDIFNLYEQECLKRQQMRQDKRQQDDNYASDNSANENDSKRPKRHDSDDDLVPTDSCSRTIPYMGRKPKIAKPLNILDDDLLNKQHNTNVLAPPPLDDPVMPLNTVQSSLMDFLAESLASDDLNMFNTLPNIAPEPLVESAGKNDMLPLLEAHNDNANFFENTSIIKAEPMDLNGHLYSDYNTQVLLNEKLKSFFTNSTFPLDQQQQPQQHFNNNFLSNSVAGIGKNFHDNMEPVQTENSLHTNSEFSNELDEDNTTTSITNQNPILNEEKPEEQPESDEEDEESDSEEFQPRIVQVTNFQQLTAEKQSCSSLGATSPSKSSGKLIKQELTSDSEFRNSVRSNMADEINEDSSDDDDDNLSTTLSACKPSLFTKQPKRQWPWLIDNRSDDMMEEEIQDKTESSNNTDLNLMSEYEEKELLQKLRKIFNLEEKCKIHIPPFIRRFYRKLCIREWKREHGKPIFNLDDYVSNNKQRLGSHMSEKNKIIERYQLISLSSSDVKKSFYARIAGSSQYELFESPYTQRILHPFIYRDRKCCPPFLKLMCELQYKVNGIPPTRAPIDFCYVRPNHIAAVNALLQTVFWPGIDMSECLSYPDFSVVALYKKLVIGCGFLVPDVGFNEAYISFMAVRPGWQRSGIATFMLYHLIQTCMTKDITLHVSATNPAVVLYQKFGFKIEEVILNFYEKYLPFDSKHSRNAFFLRLMR; encoded by the exons atggcCACATTACAATGCTCCTATTGTTCGTTGGACATAAACGATGAAAGATTTCTACATTGTGGGAATTGTGGCGGTGATGTGCACATCAAGTGTCTGAGACATGCCAGTACACCGGGTGATTTATTGGGTGATGTTTTCTTTGATTTCACATGTGCCAAATGTATGCAAATACAATTTGAATCACCGTCGACATCAAAAGGCTTACATGGCGGCAACAGTGTTGACGTTGATAATGTTGTCCGGGAGAAATTTGTACGTCAGCGTATGCCCTGGCTATTGGTCATTACAATGGCTTTGTATAATCTAGCGATAAAATCCAAAGGTTTAAGTCGTCATGGTTATTTTCATTGGCGGACgcatattgttaattttatagatAAGAATTGGGATTATCTTTTTGATCCGACAAT TAAACGACGAAAGAAGTGGACAGGTTCGATTTCGGGAGCTTTATCACATAATAGTCCTAAATATTTTACATCTGGCCAGGAGTTATTTGATGAAACGGGCTGGTGGAAATTAACTCATGCAAATAAAACaccaaaagatatttttaatttat ATGAACAAGAGTGTTTAAAACGTCAACAAATGCGCCAAGATAAACGACAACAAGATGACAATTATGCTAGTGATAACTCGGCCAATGAAAATGATAGCAAACGCCCTAAACGCCATGATTCCGATGATGATTTAGTACCCACTGATTCTTGCAGTCGTACAAT tCCGTATATGGGTCGTAAACCTAAAATAGCAAAACCTCTAAACATATTAGATGatgatttattaaataaacaacataacACAAATGTTCTAGCGCCACCACCTCTCGACGATCCAGTTATGCCGCTGAATACCGTTCAATCCAGTTTAATGGATTTCTTAGCTGAAAGTTTAGCTAGCGATGATTTGAATATGTTTAATACATTACCAAATATAGCACCAGAGCCGTTGGTTGAAAGTGCTGGTAAAAATGATATGTTACCGCTACTTGAAGCCCATAATGATAATGCCAACTTTTTCGAAAATACTTCAATAATAAAAGCTGAACCGATGGATTTGAATGGTCATTTATATAGTGATTATAATACACAAgtattgttaaatgaaaaactgaaaagcttttttacaaattcaacATTTCCCTTagatcaacaacaacaaccacaacaacattttaataataattttttgagcaATTCAGTAGctggtataggaaaaaattttCATGATAACATGGAGCCAGT ACAAACTGAAAATTCTCTTCACACTAATTCGGAATTTTCCAATGAGCTGGATGAGGATAATACTACAACATCTATTACAAACCAAAATCCTATACTTAACGAAGAAAAACCAGAGGAACAACCAGAATCTGACGAAGAAGACGAAGAATCAGATTCTGAAGAATTTCAACCACGTATTGTACAAGTAACAAATTTCCAACAATTAACGGCTGAAAAACAATCTTGCTCCTCGTTAGGTGCTACAAGTCCCAGTAAAAGTAGtggtaaattaattaaacaagaaCTAACATCAGATTCCGAATTTCGAAATAGTGTTAGATCAAATATGGCCGATGAGATAAATGAAGATTCAtccgatgatgatgacgataatCTGAGTACAACATTAAGTGCTTGTAAACCTAGTCTTTTTACCAAACAACCTAAACGTCAATGGCCCTGGCTAATAGATAATCGTTCGGATGATATGATGGAAGAAGAAATACAAGATAAAACGGAATCATCAAATAATACAGa TCTTAACCTAATGAGTGAATACGAGGAAAAAGAATTGCTACAAAAATTacgtaaaattttcaatttagaaGAGAAATGTAAAATTCACATACCACCATTCATTAGAAGATTTTATCGTAAACTATGTATACGTGAATGGAAACGAGAACATGGTAAACCTATATTTAATCTAGACGATTATGTTAGTAACAATAAGCAACGCTTAGGATCACATATgtctgaaaaaaacaaaattatagaaCGTTATCAA CTTATTTCCTTATCTTCTTCGGatgttaaaaaatcattttatgcTCGCATAGCGGGTTCTTCACAGTATGAGTTATTTGAATCTCCTTACACGCAGCGTATTTTACATCCTTTTATTTATCGTGATAGAAAATGTTGTCCTCCATTTCTTAAg cTTATGTGTGAACTGCAATACAAAGTTAATGGTATACCACCGACTCGAGCACCTATAGATTTTTGTTATGTACGGCCTAATCATATAGCAGCAGTAAATGCTCTATTACAAACGGTATTTTGGCCAGGAATTGATA tGTCTGAATGCTTAAGTTATCCAGATTTTAGTGTAGTagctttgtataaaaaattagttatagGCTGTGGTTTTCTAGTACCTGATGTTGGTTTTAATGAAGCCTACATTTCTTTTATGGCAGTACGACCGGGTTGGCAAAGAAGTGGTAttgctacttttatgttatatcATTTAATACAG ACTTGTATGACAAAGGATATAACGTTACATGTATCGGCCACAAATCCTGCAGTTGTTTTATATCAAAAGTTTGGTTTTAAAATTGAAGAagttatattgaatttttatgaaaaatatttaccttTCGATTCGAAACACAGCAGAAATGCATTCTTTTTAAGATTAATGAGAtga
- the LOC111687237 gene encoding uncharacterized protein LOC111687237, with amino-acid sequence MGGKSYFCDYCRCYMKNDKNVRKTHNEGLAHKIIKTSIMRKYEDPRKIYEEEIVKQPCTRYFKSYCKYDLYCQYTHFNETQLKQLKDMIENKITANDSRGHTTIKSKRLSTIKQTTKLPWQNSITKRKQKLLPSKLPASLRPLSLKKLSKLDVWNNNWGG; translated from the exons atgggtggaaaaagttatttttgtgaTTATTGTCGTTGTTATATGAAAAACGATAAAAATGTACGTAAAACCCATAACGAAGGTTTAGcacacaaaattattaaaacttctaTTATGAGGAAATATGAAG ATCCTAGAAAGATTTATGAAGAGGAAATCGTCAAACAACCATGTACACGATATTTTAAAAGCTATTGCAAATATGACTTATACTGCCAATATACACATTTCAACGAAAcgcaattaaaacaattaaaagatatgatagaaaataaaatcactGCAAACGATTCCAGAGGTCATACAACTATTAAATCTAAACGTTtatcaacaataaaacaaactacGAAATTACCTTGGCAAAATTCTATAacaaaacgtaaacaaaaattattaccaTCCAAGTTGCCAGCATCTTTAAGacctttaagtttaaaaaaattatcaaaacttGATGTATGGAATAATAATTGGGGCGGCTGA
- the LOC111687234 gene encoding cysteine-rich protein 2-binding protein isoform X2, whose amino-acid sequence MVYSPHHLGKRRKKWTGSISGALSHNSPKYFTSGQELFDETGWWKLTHANKTPKDIFNLYEQECLKRQQMRQDKRQQDDNYASDNSANENDSKRPKRHDSDDDLVPTDSCSRTIPYMGRKPKIAKPLNILDDDLLNKQHNTNVLAPPPLDDPVMPLNTVQSSLMDFLAESLASDDLNMFNTLPNIAPEPLVESAGKNDMLPLLEAHNDNANFFENTSIIKAEPMDLNGHLYSDYNTQVLLNEKLKSFFTNSTFPLDQQQQPQQHFNNNFLSNSVAGIGKNFHDNMEPVQTENSLHTNSEFSNELDEDNTTTSITNQNPILNEEKPEEQPESDEEDEESDSEEFQPRIVQVTNFQQLTAEKQSCSSLGATSPSKSSGKLIKQELTSDSEFRNSVRSNMADEINEDSSDDDDDNLSTTLSACKPSLFTKQPKRQWPWLIDNRSDDMMEEEIQDKTESSNNTDLNLMSEYEEKELLQKLRKIFNLEEKCKIHIPPFIRRFYRKLCIREWKREHGKPIFNLDDYVSNNKQRLGSHMSEKNKIIERYQLISLSSSDVKKSFYARIAGSSQYELFESPYTQRILHPFIYRDRKCCPPFLKLMCELQYKVNGIPPTRAPIDFCYVRPNHIAAVNALLQTVFWPGIDMSECLSYPDFSVVALYKKLVIGCGFLVPDVGFNEAYISFMAVRPGWQRSGIATFMLYHLIQTCMTKDITLHVSATNPAVVLYQKFGFKIEEVILNFYEKYLPFDSKHSRNAFFLRLMR is encoded by the exons ATGGTGTATAGCCCTCATCATTTAGG TAAACGACGAAAGAAGTGGACAGGTTCGATTTCGGGAGCTTTATCACATAATAGTCCTAAATATTTTACATCTGGCCAGGAGTTATTTGATGAAACGGGCTGGTGGAAATTAACTCATGCAAATAAAACaccaaaagatatttttaatttat ATGAACAAGAGTGTTTAAAACGTCAACAAATGCGCCAAGATAAACGACAACAAGATGACAATTATGCTAGTGATAACTCGGCCAATGAAAATGATAGCAAACGCCCTAAACGCCATGATTCCGATGATGATTTAGTACCCACTGATTCTTGCAGTCGTACAAT tCCGTATATGGGTCGTAAACCTAAAATAGCAAAACCTCTAAACATATTAGATGatgatttattaaataaacaacataacACAAATGTTCTAGCGCCACCACCTCTCGACGATCCAGTTATGCCGCTGAATACCGTTCAATCCAGTTTAATGGATTTCTTAGCTGAAAGTTTAGCTAGCGATGATTTGAATATGTTTAATACATTACCAAATATAGCACCAGAGCCGTTGGTTGAAAGTGCTGGTAAAAATGATATGTTACCGCTACTTGAAGCCCATAATGATAATGCCAACTTTTTCGAAAATACTTCAATAATAAAAGCTGAACCGATGGATTTGAATGGTCATTTATATAGTGATTATAATACACAAgtattgttaaatgaaaaactgaaaagcttttttacaaattcaacATTTCCCTTagatcaacaacaacaaccacaacaacattttaataataattttttgagcaATTCAGTAGctggtataggaaaaaattttCATGATAACATGGAGCCAGT ACAAACTGAAAATTCTCTTCACACTAATTCGGAATTTTCCAATGAGCTGGATGAGGATAATACTACAACATCTATTACAAACCAAAATCCTATACTTAACGAAGAAAAACCAGAGGAACAACCAGAATCTGACGAAGAAGACGAAGAATCAGATTCTGAAGAATTTCAACCACGTATTGTACAAGTAACAAATTTCCAACAATTAACGGCTGAAAAACAATCTTGCTCCTCGTTAGGTGCTACAAGTCCCAGTAAAAGTAGtggtaaattaattaaacaagaaCTAACATCAGATTCCGAATTTCGAAATAGTGTTAGATCAAATATGGCCGATGAGATAAATGAAGATTCAtccgatgatgatgacgataatCTGAGTACAACATTAAGTGCTTGTAAACCTAGTCTTTTTACCAAACAACCTAAACGTCAATGGCCCTGGCTAATAGATAATCGTTCGGATGATATGATGGAAGAAGAAATACAAGATAAAACGGAATCATCAAATAATACAGa TCTTAACCTAATGAGTGAATACGAGGAAAAAGAATTGCTACAAAAATTacgtaaaattttcaatttagaaGAGAAATGTAAAATTCACATACCACCATTCATTAGAAGATTTTATCGTAAACTATGTATACGTGAATGGAAACGAGAACATGGTAAACCTATATTTAATCTAGACGATTATGTTAGTAACAATAAGCAACGCTTAGGATCACATATgtctgaaaaaaacaaaattatagaaCGTTATCAA CTTATTTCCTTATCTTCTTCGGatgttaaaaaatcattttatgcTCGCATAGCGGGTTCTTCACAGTATGAGTTATTTGAATCTCCTTACACGCAGCGTATTTTACATCCTTTTATTTATCGTGATAGAAAATGTTGTCCTCCATTTCTTAAg cTTATGTGTGAACTGCAATACAAAGTTAATGGTATACCACCGACTCGAGCACCTATAGATTTTTGTTATGTACGGCCTAATCATATAGCAGCAGTAAATGCTCTATTACAAACGGTATTTTGGCCAGGAATTGATA tGTCTGAATGCTTAAGTTATCCAGATTTTAGTGTAGTagctttgtataaaaaattagttatagGCTGTGGTTTTCTAGTACCTGATGTTGGTTTTAATGAAGCCTACATTTCTTTTATGGCAGTACGACCGGGTTGGCAAAGAAGTGGTAttgctacttttatgttatatcATTTAATACAG ACTTGTATGACAAAGGATATAACGTTACATGTATCGGCCACAAATCCTGCAGTTGTTTTATATCAAAAGTTTGGTTTTAAAATTGAAGAagttatattgaatttttatgaaaaatatttaccttTCGATTCGAAACACAGCAGAAATGCATTCTTTTTAAGATTAATGAGAtga
- the LOC111687236 gene encoding uncharacterized protein LOC111687236, with product MITVRDFKQKNDTKTNKEDEVIKQKAATVDDTKNKFSVIHVVSATQQTVAMVPFRKCTILKHVAATKDKTPRPLHVLAPAVEGAGNGQVYQQRKRMLPEYKELFAALMKLPDKEMQNKLLAVINSHHSPREYRTIETQTDPVEIKDLLSKETEDISMRETANGSGNETPNSKDSNASEEMVKKRKRKRKVSLPQANKESRAKQLAKMNKPKTSMMNNDAATPSAPNGQQLNSPKRQRIDSFSISECSSDIVNIFDDHQTNVIMEFNKLNEPFENGLLPIQDAVVKNQTYKLSLHIPIWQTYIGTDLNDILTEEDEDLLQLAVINMCDPSIISLLLEKGLNLNTFDAESNTIVHLAILNDITVKSLEHLMNKIELKLLLTLNDEGYTPLHLAIRQDRFLLAECMLNILDERLMKKVFYKRQLDELETDEKVLKKQFHNYYEKICLRMALDDETNTSIIDNHDLKQKLLQAGDRRSGNTVLYFAIDNRYEHLIYFLLAHLTDPRTENLSGLDCKSYFSEFGKSLNLSLNIDNTMEKVIKLLS from the exons ATGATAACAGTACGggactttaaacaaaaaaatgatacaaaaacaaataaagaagaTGAAGTGATAAAGCAGAAAGCTGCAACAGTCGACGATACGAAAAACAAATTCTCGGTCATACACGTTGTGTCAGCAACACAACAGACCGTTGCGATGGTACCGTTTagaaaatgtactattttaaaACATGTAGCTGCCACAAAAGATAAAACGCCACGACCTTTGCATGTATTAGCGCCAGCAGTAGAGGGAGCGGGAAATGGTCAAGTATACCAGCAACGTAAACGTATGCTACCCGAATATAAAGAATTGTTTGCAGCTTTAATGAAACTACCAGATaaagaaatgcaaaataaaCTACTGGCTGTTATTAACAGTCATCATTCACCTAGGGAATATAGAACGATTGAAACGCAAACAGATCCAGTTGAAATCAAAGATTTATTAAGTAAAGAAACTGAAGACATATCAATGCGAGAAACTGCCAATGGTAGTGGTAATGAAACACCTAATAGTAAAGATTCCAATGCATCCGAAGAGATGGTGaagaaaagaaaacgaaaacgTAAAGTTTCTTTACCGCAAGCCAATAAAGAATCTCGCGCCAAGCAATTAGCAAAAATGAATAAACCCAAAACGTCGATGATGAATAATGATGCAGCAACGCCTTCGGCGCCAAATGGACAGCAATTAAACTCACCAAAACGGCAACGTATCgattcattttcaatttcagaGTGCAGTTCGgatattgtaaatatattcGATGATCATCAGACAAATGTAATAatggaatttaataaattaaatgagcCATTCGAAAATGGTCTACT GCCAATACAAGATGCTGTTGTTAAAAATCAAACGTATAAATTAAGTTTACATATTCCCATATGGCAAACCTATATAGGTACAGATCTTAATGATATACTAACAGAAGAAGATGAG GATTTATTACAACTGGCCGTAATAAACATGTGTGACCCTTCAATTATAAGCCTATTATTGGAAAAAGGTTTAAATCTTAATACATTCGATGCTGAATCAAATACTATTGTACATTTAGCTATATTAAATGACATAACAGTCAAGTCACTAGAACATTTAATGAACAAAATTGAGTTAAAATTATTACTTACCCTAAATGATGAGGGCTATACACCATTGCACTTGGCCATAAGACAAGATCGTTTTCTATTAGCGGAATGCATGCTAAATATCTTAGATGAACGTctaatgaaaaaagtattttataaacggCAACTAGATGAACTGGAAACagatgaaaaagttttaaagaaacaatttcataattattatgaaaagatATGCCTACGAATGGCCCTAGACGATGAGACAAATACGTCTATAATTGATAATCATGATTTGAAACAGAAATTATTGCAAGCCGGTGATCGTAGAAGTGGGAATACAGTGTTATACTTTGCAATAGATAATCGATATG aacacttaatttattttcttttagccCACTTAACAGATCCACGTACGGAAAATTTAAGTGGTCTTGATTGTAAATCATATTTTAGCGAATTTGGCAAATCtcttaatttaagtttaaatattgataatacTATGGAAAAGGTAATAAAGTTATTATCGTAG